gtagacagtatgcttaataattaacacataatacaggcaactaaacccgatcatgtagtaactagcaagtaaattgaccagttcgatccaccgggagaagtttgttttaatgactttaccacgattaattattctaaaaggggggtttgtatttgtatttgtatttttgtttaacgaaacagtaaataaatataatgaataacaaggattgttcttttataattaaaaccattATGTGGTAGTTACAATAGAGGAGTTTATATTAATTTcacaatttttataaacttaagaactattctatgcttgataaacgacaaggattgttcttttataattaaaaccattATTTGGTAGTTACAATAGAGGAGTTTATATTAATTTcacaatttttataaacttaagaactacgtttaatcaacaggattctttcttggctaaattcacataaaacctagtttactaggATCACTCTAAGTTGACTacacgattgtaaaacctaaatatcattcaattatcatcctatactcacatataggtgactagatcactaggtgttgaagtacaagttatagccaatgataaattcacataaatcaagttacaactcgtataattgaactaggatataaagatggttacaacaatggatttctcgaaagaacattttgatttagattgatttaactaactagacccaacccggttaaactcacgtaaaacctaaactacaacaatcacttgaggtaatttaaTGACCATGTTGCtttgaaacttgttcaattacCAGATTAAACACATAATGAAATCACTTAAGCTTATGTATCTaaccgtctagattactaggtgtattgaagaatAAATTGTTCACCAAGTTAACTTACATTAATTGGTTTACTATTTACGTAATTGAAGTGAGAAACTAAcaatcataactatggttcttttggttggactaggtaatttaatcaatcaaacatatatgtaACTATCAGAACATCgaaatatagaacaatcccaagccataaatcttacattgaagtaaacacacaaggcttttagtcaaacataatcatagtagaactaatgaaacagtaaatacaatttgaattcatgtataaaagatataaaacgataataccgattgcgataaataatcctagcttaatcttgatgttgaaagaatggAGATTGACTCTATAACTTTCCTTGAGCCTTGAAAATCATACTAGAACTGAGAGAGAATGTAATAGTGAAGGTGtatcaagtatgtaaccaaagccttccttaaataggctcaaaagttaggtattttggccagaaagtgaccagatgcaccGCATTTACTTTGGATGTGCTGCATCCCTTTAAGGCTAGTGTAATCCAGCTCGTTTTGgcactcagaactgtcggcagggGGACAGAtgtgccgcatccatctcagatgcgccgcatctgctgctgttttggtccagaattcctaatgctccgcatctgaaactatcAGGATTTATTTTgtgcatagatgcgccgcatctaagatagatgcgccgcatttggacctgtttcagtagtTTCGGGCTattttacgcgttcaatcttcgttttaactttgttttcgctgttggtcttcatttattcaattacaatggacttttacaaatgtacatgaattacaatgcttaagtacaacaaatagatacagaattagatcgaaataacgacaataaacatgtatgattttggcgttatcagccAGTTTCATGTGAGGAAGTTAAAATGGCAATGTTTGATATTGGTAACAATAAATCTCTGGGTCCTGATGGTTATACCACCGATTTCTTTAAGGCTACTTGGGATATTATTGGGGATGAAATTACTTTGGCGATTCAAGATTTCTTTAAAAATGGGCAAGTTCTCTCGGAATTGAATCATACTGTTCTCACTTTAGTGCCGAAAGTCCAAAACACAAGTAAAGTGACAGATTTTAGACCCATAGCTTGCTGTAATGTGATATATATAAttgcattagtaatattattactaatcgcATTAAGGATAGTCTTGATGATATTATAAGTAACAATCAGTCTACTTTTGTGCCGGGTCGTAAGATTTCAGATGACATCCTATTAACGCAAGATCTAATGAGAGAATATCATTTGTCGAAGGGTGCTCCCAGGTGTGCTTTCAAAGTAGATATTCAGAAGGCCTATGACACGGTTAGCTGGGGTTTTTTGGAATGTGTATTGCATCGTTTTGGTTTCCATAGAGTGATGATCTGATGGATCATGAAATATGTCACCCTGGTGTCGTTTTCTATAAACATTAATGGTGAGCTTCATGGATATTTCAAAGGAAAGTGGGGTCTAAGACAAGGGGATCCTCTTTCTCCGTATCTATTTACCCTCGTTATGAAAGTGTTAACTCTCCTGCTTTCCCGGGCGACTCAAGATTCGAATGATTTCCGTTACCATCCCAAATGTGAGGAACGAGAGATTATAAACCTGTGTTTTGCGGATAATTTGTTCATATTTTCTCATGCAGATATGACTTCGGTGGGTATCATTAGTGCAACCCTATAAGATTTTAAGAATTTCTCGGGTTTAGTGCCTTGCATTTCGAAGAGTAAAGTGTATTTTTCAAATGTACCGAAAGTTGTAAAAGCTCAAATCTTAGCATTGCTGCTATTTGAGGAAGGAGATTTACCTGTTAAATATCTCGGGGTTCCTTTGATTACCACTCGGTTAAATCATAGTGATTGTAAGATTTTGGTGGATAGTGTCCGAagcagagttgaaaattggaaaaATAAATTTCTATCGTTTGCAGGGCGTTTACAGTTTATTACTTCGGTTTTGTCATCAATGCAAATTTACTGGCAATCTGTGTTTATTTTACCTTGTTCGATCATTAGTGATATTGAAAGTTTGATGAGGGGTTTCCTTTGGTGCCAAGGTGAATTAAAAAAGGCTAAAGCGAAAGTAAAATGGAAGGATGTATGTCTTCCAAAAAATGAGGGTGGTCTTTGAATCAAGGGGTTAAGAGAGTGGAATTCTGCCTTGATTTCGACTCACATATGGCGCATAGTATCCCGCCAAGACTCTTTATGGTTCGGTGGATATATACTCATAGACTAGCGGGTCGGAACTTTTGTTCAGTTGATATTCCGAGTAATGTCGGTTGGAGTTGGCGAAAAATTTTATTGGTTCGCGAAGAGCTTAAAGGGCACTTTTACCACATTATTAGGAATGGATATGGTACCTCTACTTGGTATGATATGTGTTGTAATTGTGGTCCACTTGCAAATTTTTTGACGCCTCGCACTATTGCTCAAGCTGGATTCTCTCTAGACTATAATGTTAGAGATTTATCTATTAACAATCAATGGCGTTGGCCCCCCGGATTGGTTGACTCGTTTCCCGCAACTACTATCTAGAGATCAACCAAATTTCTCTTCCGAACGGGATGTAGTAAAATGGAAGGATGGCAGTGGGAACATTCACACACACTCGATCCATAAGGTATGGGAGTTCCTTCGTAGTAGAGCGCCTGAAGCCCCTGGTTTTTAGTTGTTTGGTTCCCCCAAGGTATTCCTAAACATGCTTTTATTATGTGGCTCCTAATGAGGGAGAAGCTAAAGACTCAAGATAAGCTTAAACATTGGGAAATTAGCCAAGATTGTGTTCTTCTTTGCCCGATGTTTAATCAAATACCGGACTCTCGTGATCACCTCTTTTTCAATTGCCCATTCTCATCTCAAGTATGGTCGAGATCTAAGCAGTGGATGGACTTTCCTATCTTTAGTGATACGTGGAGAGACTTCATGTTGTTGGTGAGTCCTTTTGCTAAACGTAATGTGGCTCGAATTATTGTTGCTAAATTGTTGTTCGCGGCAAGTGTGTACATGCTTTGGCAAGAAAGAAATAATAGGTTCTTTAAGAAGAAAAGGAGACCATGCGACCAAGTGAGTGATGTTATTTATTCTGTGGTTCGCCTTAAGCTCATGTCTATTAAGTGGAAGATTACGCCTCAAACGCTTCGATTGAAATCGGATTGGAAGATATCTTAAATTGTAGTTTGTTGTTTTCGGTTAGAGCTTGTTGCTCTCGTAGCTAATAGTGTTAGTATTAGCTTGGTTGTTTGAGAGACTATAGTATTCTTCTATAGTCCGGTGCCTATTTATACTGTATTCTTTATTCTTTTCTAATAAAGATTCGCCGGGTGATAccctttaccaaaaaaaaaattagGTAAATCATGACTCAAGTGTAAAGACGCGGTTGAGTTTTGGGCTTTTTACAAGGCTTTGTCCAAAGCTAACAAATGGGTTAAAGCCCATATGAATCATGACCCGACCTCAAAATGTAAACAGACAAACAGTTGTTTTCACATttctattttataaaaaaaaagatcGTTTTTGATATAGAAACTGTTGTCGGTTGGTTATAGTGTTATACTTGTATTGTTTATTCAATTCCAATAAGTGGGGATCACTACAaatttttttacctttttaagaaatTATTATTCCTACTTTGTAAGTCAAATGTTTAAATGCGAAATTTGCACATTTGCACCTTCTACATGAATGAATATTTgccattttatttaattataacaaagataaaataaaacaaaaattaaaaagaAATTAATAAATAAGAAGTGCAGC
This genomic stretch from Rutidosis leptorrhynchoides isolate AG116_Rl617_1_P2 chromosome 11, CSIRO_AGI_Rlap_v1, whole genome shotgun sequence harbors:
- the LOC139874632 gene encoding uncharacterized protein, whose amino-acid sequence is MREKLKTQDKLKHWEISQDCVLLCPMFNQIPDSRDHLFFNCPFSSQVWSRSKQWMDFPIFSDTWRDFMLLVSPFAKRNVARIIVAKLLFAASVYMLWQERNNRFFKKKRRPCDQVSDVIYSVVRLKLMSIKWKITPQTLRLKSDWKIS